A part of Solibacillus sp. FSL H8-0538 genomic DNA contains:
- a CDS encoding M20/M25/M40 family metallo-hydrolase gives MMWNTSEKLRVLLDELVSWESETLTEGECLFSEKLLQKLQQLSFFQSYPEYLTICDVDKGRQFLTALYKTEGVRETVVLISHFDTVQIEEYGELMPLATNPKELTKAFYENPSILNESAQKDVASGEYLFGRGVMDMKMGLALHMQLLERAINEQWTINILLVTVPDEEVNSAGMREAVKYIAELNTKLDLDVKLFLNSEPSFTQGPGDLKEYIYSGSIGKILPAALFYGKETHVGEPLKGITAPFMSAFLTAEMEWNERFTEEVHGEFTPLPVSLQLKDLKDRYSTQTPYRATAMYNVFLMKRSAEDIMMIFEEVATEAMSKCQARYDSMCEKQRVDGVGEIRTIRFEKLYQYALDKLGDEKVRTIISKVIANDLLDDREKSLRIADQLLIYCQELTPAVVLLFAPPFYPPANSSDHPLIQGAIQLLLGEAKKKNIPLEQIHYFNGICDLSYCQLNTDATWETYEKNTPVWGETYSIPFDSIATFNAPVLNVGPFGKDPHQISERLHVKSGLEEMPELLHLLINYVKTSIAQEAN, from the coding sequence ATGATGTGGAATACGTCAGAGAAGCTACGTGTGCTATTGGATGAGCTTGTTAGTTGGGAAAGTGAGACTTTAACAGAAGGTGAATGTCTTTTTTCTGAAAAATTGCTTCAAAAATTGCAGCAGCTCTCTTTTTTTCAGTCCTACCCAGAGTATTTAACAATTTGTGATGTAGATAAGGGGAGACAATTTCTTACGGCTTTGTATAAGACTGAGGGGGTTCGAGAAACAGTTGTACTAATTAGTCATTTTGACACAGTACAAATTGAGGAATACGGAGAATTAATGCCGCTTGCGACAAACCCAAAAGAATTGACAAAAGCCTTTTATGAAAATCCGAGTATTTTAAATGAATCTGCCCAGAAAGATGTTGCTTCGGGTGAGTACTTATTCGGACGTGGTGTCATGGATATGAAGATGGGACTTGCCCTTCATATGCAATTACTAGAACGAGCAATTAATGAACAATGGACAATTAATATACTACTAGTGACGGTCCCAGATGAAGAGGTCAATTCAGCAGGGATGCGTGAGGCGGTAAAATATATTGCAGAACTAAATACAAAGCTAGATCTAGATGTTAAGTTATTTTTAAATAGTGAGCCTTCCTTTACACAAGGACCAGGAGATTTAAAGGAATACATTTATTCAGGTTCAATTGGTAAAATCTTGCCAGCAGCACTCTTCTATGGAAAGGAAACACATGTGGGCGAGCCACTAAAAGGTATAACGGCACCATTCATGAGTGCATTTTTAACGGCGGAAATGGAATGGAATGAGCGTTTTACTGAGGAAGTACATGGAGAGTTCACGCCATTACCGGTTTCATTACAACTGAAAGATTTAAAAGACCGCTATTCAACGCAAACACCTTATAGAGCGACAGCGATGTATAATGTCTTTTTAATGAAACGTAGTGCTGAGGATATTATGATGATTTTTGAAGAAGTAGCAACAGAGGCTATGTCAAAATGCCAAGCACGCTATGACAGTATGTGTGAAAAGCAAAGGGTGGACGGTGTAGGGGAAATACGCACAATACGTTTTGAAAAGTTGTATCAATATGCGCTGGATAAGCTAGGCGACGAAAAGGTTCGAACAATCATCTCGAAAGTAATTGCAAATGATCTACTAGACGATCGCGAAAAATCGTTGCGCATTGCTGACCAGCTACTTATTTATTGCCAGGAGTTAACACCAGCAGTTGTCCTATTATTTGCGCCACCTTTTTATCCGCCAGCCAACTCGTCGGATCATCCACTTATTCAGGGGGCCATTCAGCTATTACTAGGAGAAGCGAAAAAAAAGAATATTCCTCTCGAGCAAATTCATTATTTTAATGGTATTTGTGATTTAAGCTACTGTCAATTGAATACGGATGCTACGTGGGAAACGTATGAAAAAAATACACCTGTATGGGGAGAAACGTATAGTATTCCTTTTGATAGCATTGCAACATTTAATGCACCTGTTTTAAATGTTGGCCCATTTGGAAAAGATCCGCATCAAATTTCAGAAAGGCTCCACGTGAAGAGCGGCTTAGAAGAAATGCCGGAACTCCTCCATTTACTTATAAATTATGTAAAAACAAGTATCGCCCAAGAAGCAAATTAA
- a CDS encoding EAL domain-containing protein, whose translation MDNKYNNNNRVEDMTKQIKALQDIEYALDQSSIVAITDQQGMITYVNDHFCEVSQYDRNELLGQDHRILNSGYHSKSFFKEMWKQIGFGQIWKGEIKNRKKDGSMYWVQTTIVPYLNEKKIPYQYISIRTDITKQKQLEEEVMVSNEKYRLIAENTVNLVSLIEGNGSFQYVSPSFQTLLKINLALLENSNLFELIHPDDVEIVKKEIDSYFRRKKETRLVEFRIRNVNGEYFEVEANISSISSSNYSMNELLLVVIRDTRSRKEIEKKIYHLAYHDALTNFPNRRSFMNQLRTEIEDRKLSRSKMSVLFIDLDNFKSINDQWGHDAGDAVIIGAAQKIRGAIRQSDVPARLGGDEFIVLLKDVPDEEDTISIVKRILTNFQTPIIFNGQEHLITCSIGIANYPEHGESPEELIKNADDSLYNVKERGKNNFILFDTTIQNQSLERNLLETALRNAIKEQQFYLEYQPKLNISTNELLGMEALVRWNHPNLGIIPPGKFIPLAEETGLIAPLGEWILRESCRQTKQWQVNGFPPLTLSVNVSVRQLVEPNFIHVVEEILKETQLHPKWLELEVTESIFADVKSTLPVLREIQKLGVHISVDDFGTGYSSLSYLKHLPINTLKVDASFIKDIHTNEESSAIVKAVLTLANTIGLNVIAEGIELQEHVDELSKDGCVFGQGFYFSKPLNIKDFDDYMKNLKSES comes from the coding sequence ATGGACAACAAATATAATAATAATAACCGAGTTGAGGATATGACCAAACAAATAAAAGCCCTTCAAGATATTGAATATGCTTTAGATCAATCTTCAATTGTTGCGATTACGGATCAACAAGGCATGATTACCTATGTGAATGATCATTTTTGTGAAGTATCCCAATATGACCGAAATGAATTGCTTGGACAAGATCATCGGATATTGAATTCGGGCTATCATTCGAAGTCATTTTTCAAAGAAATGTGGAAGCAGATTGGGTTTGGTCAAATTTGGAAAGGTGAAATTAAGAACAGAAAAAAAGATGGATCCATGTATTGGGTACAAACAACAATTGTCCCATATTTGAATGAAAAGAAAATACCGTATCAATACATCTCAATCCGTACTGATATTACGAAGCAAAAACAATTAGAGGAAGAAGTAATGGTAAGCAATGAAAAGTATCGATTGATTGCCGAAAATACAGTTAATCTTGTCTCTTTAATAGAAGGAAACGGATCTTTTCAATATGTATCCCCATCTTTTCAAACCTTATTAAAGATTAACCTTGCGCTATTAGAAAACAGTAATTTGTTTGAATTGATTCACCCGGATGATGTAGAAATTGTCAAAAAAGAAATTGACTCATATTTTAGAAGAAAAAAAGAAACAAGGCTTGTAGAATTTAGAATTCGGAATGTTAATGGAGAGTATTTCGAAGTTGAAGCAAATATTAGTAGTATTAGCAGTTCTAATTATTCAATGAATGAATTGTTACTAGTGGTCATACGAGATACACGTAGTCGCAAAGAAATTGAAAAGAAAATTTATCATTTAGCTTATCATGATGCTTTGACTAATTTTCCAAATCGACGTTCATTTATGAATCAGCTTCGTACTGAAATTGAGGATAGAAAATTATCGAGATCCAAAATGTCGGTTCTTTTTATTGATTTAGATAATTTCAAATCAATTAATGATCAATGGGGTCATGATGCAGGAGACGCGGTTATTATAGGAGCTGCACAAAAAATCAGAGGGGCTATTCGCCAATCGGACGTGCCTGCCAGATTAGGGGGCGATGAATTTATTGTCCTGTTAAAAGATGTGCCAGATGAGGAAGATACAATTTCAATTGTTAAGCGCATCTTAACGAATTTTCAAACGCCTATAATATTTAACGGTCAGGAACATTTAATCACGTGCAGTATTGGCATAGCAAATTACCCTGAACATGGAGAATCTCCAGAAGAACTAATCAAAAATGCAGATGATTCACTTTATAATGTAAAAGAACGTGGCAAAAATAATTTTATCCTATTCGATACAACGATCCAAAATCAATCGTTAGAACGTAATTTACTTGAAACTGCCTTAAGAAATGCGATTAAAGAGCAACAGTTCTATTTGGAGTATCAGCCAAAACTAAATATATCTACGAATGAACTACTTGGTATGGAAGCTTTGGTGAGGTGGAATCATCCGAATTTAGGAATAATTCCTCCAGGGAAATTTATACCCTTGGCAGAAGAAACAGGTTTAATTGCCCCGTTAGGAGAATGGATTTTAAGAGAAAGTTGCAGACAAACAAAACAATGGCAGGTAAATGGGTTTCCGCCATTAACGTTATCTGTTAATGTTTCGGTCCGTCAGTTAGTGGAGCCGAATTTTATTCATGTAGTTGAAGAAATTTTAAAAGAAACTCAATTACATCCAAAATGGCTAGAATTAGAAGTGACCGAAAGTATTTTTGCTGACGTTAAAAGTACGTTGCCCGTTTTAAGAGAGATCCAAAAACTGGGTGTCCATATTTCTGTTGATGATTTTGGAACAGGGTATAGCTCGCTCAGTTACCTTAAACATCTACCTATTAATACGTTGAAAGTCGATGCCTCCTTTATCAAGGATATTCATACGAATGAAGAGAGCAGCGCAATTGTAAAAGCTGTATTAACTTTAGCGAATACAATCGGTCTAAATGTCATTGCTGAAGGGATCGAATTACAAGAACATGTCGATGAACTAAGTAAAGATGGCTGCGTATTTGGCCAAGGGTTTTATTTTAGTAAACCATTGAATATCAAGGATTTTGATGACTATATGAAAAATTTGAAAAGCGAATCATAA
- a CDS encoding GNAT family N-acetyltransferase — protein sequence MEYVQINNIEDPLFPKMHKLMQNVFPAEEVLEYELWREPLLDPTIRMFVAVEEGEVVGATEYRFYADKKLSMTDFTMIGKEGIGVGPFLAKKRHEDLMQLSKAHNVELIGVFAEIYDPYRIGNHAFGGIQAMNPFVRREVLAHLGFKRLNFSYVHPSWTNEGDAVTDLDFCFLPYQEINELSGLFIANFLKGYYAILSHKPDAWHLMIAALESKEEVELLPL from the coding sequence ATGGAATACGTTCAAATTAACAATATTGAGGATCCTTTATTTCCAAAAATGCACAAGCTAATGCAAAATGTTTTTCCTGCGGAGGAAGTACTGGAGTATGAGTTGTGGAGAGAGCCTTTATTGGACCCGACAATTCGTATGTTTGTGGCAGTAGAAGAAGGCGAAGTTGTGGGCGCAACGGAATACCGGTTTTATGCTGACAAAAAGTTGTCCATGACCGACTTTACGATGATTGGTAAAGAAGGCATTGGCGTTGGTCCATTCCTTGCAAAAAAACGACATGAGGATTTAATGCAGCTGTCAAAAGCGCATAACGTTGAGTTAATCGGGGTGTTTGCGGAGATTTACGACCCATATCGCATTGGTAATCATGCATTCGGCGGTATTCAAGCAATGAATCCATTCGTGCGTCGTGAAGTGCTTGCACATCTAGGCTTTAAACGATTGAATTTCTCGTATGTACACCCTTCCTGGACAAATGAAGGCGATGCGGTAACGGACTTAGATTTTTGTTTCCTTCCTTATCAAGAAATAAACGAATTAAGCGGACTTTTTATTGCTAATTTCTTAAAAGGCTATTATGCGATTTTATCTCACAAACCGGACGCATGGCATTTGATGATTGCTGCATTAGAATCAAAAGAAGAAGTTGAATTGCTTCCATTATAA
- a CDS encoding SLAP domain-containing protein has product MQQLQFEASWNKALATQDRHTIEKIFTETKQPNSSCILCSPIRQAINHKQELLVTVLVHNFTDQPLTFNKTRIVYRMQDEVIADEKFTLPTLIIPPQVSLPWTFIFPSLSYSPLASFENGRLEIL; this is encoded by the coding sequence ATGCAACAGCTACAATTTGAAGCGTCTTGGAATAAAGCATTGGCTACTCAGGACCGACATACTATTGAAAAAATCTTTACTGAAACAAAGCAGCCCAACAGTTCCTGCATTCTTTGCTCCCCTATACGACAAGCAATCAACCATAAACAAGAGCTATTAGTTACCGTATTAGTCCATAACTTTACGGATCAACCCCTTACTTTTAATAAAACGCGAATAGTCTACCGCATGCAAGATGAGGTCATTGCAGACGAGAAATTCACTCTTCCCACATTAATAATCCCACCCCAAGTTAGCTTGCCTTGGACGTTTATATTTCCTAGTCTCAGCTATAGTCCGCTTGCTTCTTTTGAGAATGGGCGGTTAGAAATACTTTAA
- a CDS encoding 3-ketoacyl-ACP reductase: MQTITGKVALITGAGRGIGRATAIAFAQEGIHVGLVGRTLENLQQVAEELKQYDVKVAIAAANVADLDSITAAVESIRGELGAIDILVNNAGISKFGSFMDLTPEEWTNIIDVNVKGVYHTTRAVLPEMIERNTGDIINISSTAGQKGAPITSAYSASKAAVIGLSESLMLEVRKKNIRVTTLTPSTVATDMAVELSLTDGNPEKVMQAEDLAELMVAQLKLHPRVVLKHAGLWSTNP; encoded by the coding sequence ATGCAAACAATCACAGGGAAAGTGGCATTAATTACAGGAGCAGGGCGTGGAATTGGACGTGCAACAGCAATAGCTTTTGCGCAGGAAGGTATTCACGTAGGTCTTGTTGGACGTACGCTTGAAAATTTACAACAAGTTGCAGAGGAACTTAAACAATATGACGTGAAGGTAGCAATCGCTGCAGCCAATGTAGCGGATTTAGATTCTATCACAGCAGCAGTTGAATCGATTCGTGGCGAGCTTGGTGCAATCGATATTTTAGTAAATAATGCCGGCATTTCAAAATTCGGTAGCTTCATGGACTTAACGCCTGAAGAATGGACAAATATTATCGATGTCAACGTAAAAGGTGTGTACCACACAACACGTGCAGTATTACCAGAAATGATAGAGCGCAACACAGGCGATATCATTAACATCTCATCAACAGCTGGTCAAAAAGGTGCACCAATTACAAGTGCATACTCGGCTTCAAAAGCTGCAGTTATTGGACTAAGTGAGTCATTAATGCTTGAAGTGCGTAAGAAAAATATTCGCGTTACAACGTTAACGCCAAGTACGGTTGCGACTGATATGGCTGTTGAGCTAAGTTTAACAGACGGTAATCCAGAAAAAGTGATGCAAGCAGAAGATTTGGCAGAATTAATGGTTGCACAGCTAAAACTTCATCCACGTGTTGTATTAAAACATGCAGGACTTTGGTCGACGAACCCTTAA
- a CDS encoding winged helix-turn-helix transcriptional regulator → MSDTLRKEIQERILNQDYHCEKELTLSIISGKWKVVILWHLGVEGTHRFSELQKLFPKISHKILSNQLRDLIEDGIVHREVIPEVPPKVEYSMTELGMTLLPIVEMMYEWGKKRIDQIKQEENYLK, encoded by the coding sequence ATGTCAGATACATTAAGAAAAGAGATCCAAGAAAGAATATTAAATCAAGATTATCATTGTGAAAAAGAACTTACCTTATCGATTATTAGCGGGAAATGGAAAGTTGTTATTTTGTGGCATTTAGGTGTAGAAGGGACACATCGATTCAGCGAACTTCAAAAACTTTTCCCGAAAATATCCCATAAAATATTATCAAATCAATTACGAGACCTGATAGAAGATGGAATTGTTCATAGAGAAGTGATTCCAGAAGTTCCTCCGAAAGTCGAATATTCAATGACTGAACTTGGGATGACGTTATTACCAATCGTTGAGATGATGTATGAATGGGGGAAAAAACGAATAGATCAAATTAAACAAGAAGAAAATTATCTCAAATAA
- a CDS encoding DUF4153 domain-containing protein — protein sequence MDSNNWIIENISNPHELERMFSNDPKAFKKSFSYAWEQNPDSQVLAVWYERLNFKETAHTEKASLLQQGFLFMGILAILAGVSTRIIFHFVEQQAIAPINLAFGILPFIGVYFVYKNKPRKKVLYTLALLFLISGLYLNMLPLNDKDSTILAYLHLPIFLWGLIGLAFTGNEYSKGSTRLAYLKFNLELCILYASMAICGILLAALTMQLFSFVDLDIKDFYFRNVVLFGAAALAIVATYLVSMNLKLAKNITPYIAKIFSPLVLATLLVYLITVIWVGKNPFLDRNFLIAFNGILLGVLAVTIFSITESGTDEKKNISDYINFALIVLALIIDSVALSAIVFRLSSYGITPNRLAVLGVNILIWGNLIWIMVSYMRFLQNKTGPLLIQDAVTKYLPVYGLWAAFVTFTFPFIFN from the coding sequence GTGGACAGTAACAATTGGATTATTGAAAATATTTCTAACCCCCATGAGCTGGAGAGAATGTTTAGTAATGACCCCAAAGCCTTTAAAAAGTCATTCTCTTACGCATGGGAACAAAATCCTGATTCGCAGGTTCTTGCTGTATGGTATGAAAGATTGAATTTCAAGGAAACGGCACATACAGAAAAAGCTTCCTTGCTTCAGCAAGGTTTCTTATTCATGGGCATTTTAGCCATTTTGGCCGGGGTAAGCACCAGGATCATTTTCCATTTTGTCGAACAGCAAGCAATCGCCCCAATTAACCTTGCTTTTGGGATTCTTCCCTTCATTGGAGTCTATTTTGTATACAAAAATAAACCCCGAAAAAAGGTTCTTTACACACTTGCATTGTTGTTCCTAATCTCCGGTTTGTATCTTAATATGCTGCCATTAAATGATAAGGACAGTACGATCCTTGCTTATTTACACCTGCCCATATTCTTATGGGGATTGATAGGGCTTGCATTTACAGGAAATGAATATTCAAAAGGCAGCACAAGATTAGCCTATCTTAAATTCAATTTGGAACTTTGCATACTCTACGCCAGCATGGCCATTTGCGGAATACTGTTAGCAGCATTAACTATGCAGTTATTTAGCTTTGTCGATTTGGATATAAAAGACTTCTATTTTAGAAATGTTGTGTTATTTGGTGCTGCCGCTCTCGCTATTGTGGCTACCTACCTGGTGTCAATGAATCTTAAACTTGCTAAGAATATTACACCATATATCGCTAAAATTTTTAGTCCTCTTGTCCTGGCCACTTTGTTGGTCTATCTTATAACGGTAATTTGGGTCGGAAAAAATCCATTCTTGGACAGAAATTTCCTGATAGCATTTAACGGAATACTCCTTGGTGTCTTGGCCGTTACCATATTTTCAATTACCGAAAGCGGCACAGATGAGAAAAAGAACATTTCTGATTATATAAATTTTGCCCTAATTGTTCTTGCTCTTATCATTGACAGTGTGGCTTTGTCAGCCATAGTATTCAGACTTTCTTCTTATGGGATTACACCAAACAGACTTGCTGTTTTAGGTGTAAACATACTTATCTGGGGAAATCTTATTTGGATTATGGTCTCCTATATGCGTTTTCTACAAAACAAGACCGGACCTTTACTCATTCAAGATGCGGTTACTAAGTATTTGCCAGTCTACGGACTTTGGGCGGCTTTCGTTACATTTACTTTTCCTTTCATTTTTAATTAG
- a CDS encoding IS30 family transposase, which produces MSYKHLTISERTKIETLLELGYSIRGIAKQLNRQPSTISRELRRHANCTAEEAQVRYHANKLNCGAKSKLTVKLKEAVQEKLGKTWSPEQIVGRLYQGKLSFKNIYRWIYQGLLEVPLTVLRQKGKRQKPRETRGRFNIGTPISKRPKEVRKRETFGHWELDTVVSGRGQAKGCVATFIERKTRWYKGILIPDRSAKSMEAAVKFLHQQLPKGAIQTATTDRGKEFSCYNVLEKELNIQVYFADAYSSWQRGSNENGNGLLRQFFPKKTNFDNVAPHEMKQALDLINNRPRKCLNWKTAYEAFQEELLHLI; this is translated from the coding sequence ATGAGCTATAAACATCTTACCATATCGGAACGTACGAAAATAGAGACGTTACTTGAACTAGGCTATTCGATCCGAGGAATTGCGAAACAATTAAATCGACAGCCTTCTACCATTTCACGTGAATTAAGAAGACATGCCAATTGTACAGCTGAAGAAGCACAGGTACGCTATCACGCCAATAAATTGAACTGTGGTGCGAAGTCAAAATTGACAGTCAAGTTAAAAGAAGCTGTTCAAGAAAAGTTGGGTAAAACTTGGTCACCGGAACAGATTGTCGGCCGCTTGTATCAAGGAAAGCTGAGTTTTAAGAACATCTATCGTTGGATTTATCAGGGCTTATTAGAAGTGCCATTGACGGTCCTTCGTCAAAAAGGAAAACGCCAGAAACCGCGAGAAACAAGAGGTCGTTTTAACATTGGTACACCTATCTCAAAACGCCCCAAAGAAGTTCGTAAACGCGAAACATTTGGTCATTGGGAGCTCGATACGGTCGTTTCCGGACGTGGGCAAGCAAAGGGCTGCGTCGCTACTTTCATTGAACGTAAAACACGCTGGTACAAGGGGATTTTGATACCAGACCGTTCGGCGAAATCAATGGAAGCAGCCGTCAAATTTTTACATCAGCAATTACCCAAAGGTGCGATCCAAACCGCTACAACGGATCGCGGGAAAGAATTTAGCTGTTACAACGTGCTAGAGAAAGAACTAAACATCCAGGTCTATTTTGCGGATGCCTATTCTTCTTGGCAACGTGGAAGTAATGAAAACGGGAATGGCCTACTGCGGCAGTTCTTCCCCAAGAAAACGAATTTCGATAACGTCGCACCCCATGAGATGAAGCAAGCACTCGATCTTATTAACAATCGACCAAGGAAATGCCTTAACTGGAAAACTGCATACGAGGCGTTTCAAGAAGAACTGTTGCACTTAATTTGA
- a CDS encoding carbon-nitrogen hydrolase family protein: protein MKLRVSAVQYHLHTINRFEEFEAQVTHYVKAAAEFNTEFILFPEFLTTQLLSISTNGEGQPIHNLPNYTEAYLRLFSSLAAEYGVYIIGGTHVIRREGRLYNVAHLFSPDGHIGEQAKLHLTPTEVTDWGITPGESLRIFETAKGKIALLTCYDIEFPEVVRMVRGMGADVIFSPSCTDDRHGFNRVRFTSHARTIENQVYVVSTGTVGSLPNVDFMRGNFGQAAVITPNDVPFPPNGILAEGEINNDMIITADLDVALLQEVRERGSVTTWRDRRFDLYPDLGKVDAITSMTKEIVFNKVN, encoded by the coding sequence TTGAAATTAAGAGTGTCTGCTGTACAGTACCATCTACATACGATCAATCGTTTTGAGGAGTTTGAGGCACAGGTGACGCATTATGTGAAGGCTGCGGCTGAGTTTAATACGGAGTTTATTTTGTTTCCGGAGTTTTTAACGACACAGTTATTGTCGATTTCGACTAATGGCGAGGGGCAGCCGATTCACAATCTGCCAAATTATACGGAAGCTTATTTGCGTTTATTTTCTTCGCTCGCTGCGGAATATGGCGTCTATATAATAGGAGGAACGCATGTAATCCGCAGAGAGGGCCGTTTGTACAATGTGGCGCATCTCTTTTCACCGGATGGGCATATTGGCGAGCAGGCGAAGCTTCATTTGACACCGACAGAAGTGACGGACTGGGGCATTACGCCGGGTGAGTCTTTGCGAATTTTTGAGACGGCTAAAGGGAAAATTGCCCTACTAACATGCTATGATATTGAGTTCCCAGAAGTGGTGCGCATGGTGCGGGGTATGGGTGCCGATGTGATTTTCTCTCCTTCTTGTACGGATGACCGTCACGGCTTTAATCGCGTTCGCTTTACGAGTCACGCGCGCACGATTGAAAACCAAGTGTATGTTGTATCGACTGGAACGGTTGGGTCACTTCCGAACGTGGACTTTATGCGTGGCAACTTTGGACAGGCTGCGGTAATTACACCAAATGATGTACCCTTCCCACCAAACGGCATTTTAGCGGAAGGTGAAATTAATAACGATATGATCATCACCGCCGATTTAGATGTGGCGCTTTTACAGGAAGTACGTGAGCGCGGGTCCGTGACGACTTGGCGAGATCGTCGCTTTGATTTGTACCCGGATCTTGGCAAAGTAGATGCAATAACATCAATGACAAAGGAAATTGTGTTCAACAAGGTAAACTAG
- a CDS encoding GNAT family N-acetyltransferase → MYRKEGYVFQDGKPILAVVRNYEKKDFKDLIMIQQQCFPPPFPSELWWSEAQLESHVTHYPEGALCVEIGGEIVGSITGLLVDFDPDNPFHTWEEATDHGSIRNHKNSGKTLYIVDISVKPAYRKLDLGKLLMQSVYERVVHDQLDRALGGGRMPGYHKYAEQLTPEQYVECVLSGELKDPVITFLLRCGRTPICVVPNYLDDEESHNYGLLMEWKNPFK, encoded by the coding sequence GTGTATCGAAAAGAAGGCTATGTATTTCAAGATGGAAAGCCCATTTTAGCAGTAGTGAGAAACTATGAGAAAAAAGATTTCAAAGACTTGATTATGATTCAACAACAATGTTTTCCTCCGCCATTTCCTTCTGAGCTTTGGTGGAGTGAAGCGCAGCTAGAAAGTCATGTTACGCATTATCCAGAAGGGGCTTTATGTGTAGAGATAGGCGGAGAAATTGTCGGCTCGATTACCGGTTTATTAGTTGATTTTGATCCGGACAACCCATTCCATACGTGGGAAGAAGCGACCGATCACGGCTCCATTCGAAATCATAAGAATAGTGGGAAGACCTTATATATTGTCGATATTTCTGTAAAGCCGGCCTACCGTAAGCTAGACCTAGGGAAGTTATTAATGCAATCGGTGTATGAGCGTGTAGTTCATGACCAACTCGACCGGGCCCTAGGAGGGGGAAGAATGCCTGGCTATCACAAATATGCAGAGCAACTAACACCTGAACAATATGTGGAGTGTGTTCTTTCAGGTGAATTAAAAGATCCCGTCATTACCTTTTTACTGCGATGCGGACGTACGCCAATATGTGTCGTGCCCAACTATTTAGACGATGAAGAATCACATAATTACGGTTTGTTAATGGAGTGGAAAAATCCGTTTAAATAA